In Xanthomonas fragariae, the genomic window GTCATGCCGCCGCTGAGGCAGAGCCGCCCTGACTGGCAGATCCTCACCGAGCTGGCCGCGCGCATGGGCCACGACTGGGGCTATACGCACCCTAGCCGGATCATGGACGAGGTGGCCGGTATCGCCACGCTGTTCAAGGGCGTCAATTATCAACGTCTGCAAGGGTGGCGCTCGTTGCTATGGCCGATGCAGGCCGATGGCAGCGATACGCCGCTGCTGTACACCGAACGTTTTCATACCGACGACGGCAAGGCGAGGTTGTACCCGCTGGAGTGGAAGCAGCCTGGCGAAGTGGCCGACGCCGAGTTCGATCTGATGCTCGACAACGGCCGCATGTTGGAACAGTTCCAGAGTACCAACCAGACCGGACGCGGCCCATGGCTATGGTCGTTGGCGCCCGATTGGTTCGTCGAAATCAGCCACGAACTGGCCGCCGAACGCGGCCTTCAGGAAGGTGCCTGGGTCAAATTGAGCGCGCGCCGTGGCGCAGTGGAAGTGCCGGTGGTGATCACCGATCGGGTAGTGGGTAAGACCGTGTTCCTGCCGATCCATCAAGGCAAGCCCGGCGTCAATCTGCTCACCGGCGAACACCACGATGCCGACGTCGACACGCCCGCCTACAAGGAAGTGGCCGTGCGCATGGAGGTGCTCGGGCGCCAGGGCAAACCGCCATTGCCTGCGCATAACTCCCCCCATGGCCATCGCACTCCCAATGCCGGTGTGCCGGTGGAGCAGAAATGGGCATGCGATGACTACGTTCTGCCGCCCGCACGGGCGCCACATCCGGAGAGATTCTGATGGCCGAGCGCCTGGATTACGACGTCCCACCCACGCCGATCGGCCCGACCGCGCGCGAAGAGCTTGACCGCCTGCTGGAAGCCCTGCATCAACGCGGCATCCTGCGCCTGGCCAACGATGTCATCGGTGCGCAGGACAAACTTGCAAAGGTGTTGGTCGACGGCGTCAATCAGCCCGGCCCGCTCAACGTGATCAAGAATGGCGACAGCACGTAGCGGGCAGTTCTGGCGCGCGCGCGAATGGGGTGCTCAGAACCGGAGTGGACGCGTGGTACGCGCCGCTTCCGAACAACGGCTGCACAAGTGGTTTGTCAGTCGCTTTCATCTCGCATAGTACGAGGCCGCCCGAAGGCGGCCTCACTTATTATGACGGCGGGGGACAGGACGCCGTCAGAAGAACATGCGCACGCCGAACGAGGCGCTGCGGCCGGGAAGCATCACATCGTCCTTGAGGAAGGAGGTGTGCACGCGTGCGTCCTGGTTGGTCAGGTTGTTGCCATCCAGGAACACTTCCCACGCCTTGCTGCCGCGGTCCACGTGGTAGGCCAGGTGCGCATCGACCATGGTGTAGCCGTCGGTCGGGGTTTCGTTCACTGCCACCTTGTCCTGCCGCATGGTGCGGGTGGCGCCGAGCGAGGCGCGCCACTGGTCGGCATTCCAACGCATCTGCGCACCCAAACGGCCCGGCGCGATACGCGGCAGGTTGCCGCCATCTTTCAAGCGTGCGCGCACGGTGTCGCCGAACACGCGCAGATCCCACGCGCCGGTGTCGTTGTCGGCCAGATGCAATGTGGCTTCGCCTTCGAAACCGTGGAAGATCGCATCGGCCTGGGTCCATTGGCGGATCGGCAGGAAGCCGTTGTCTTCTTCGTTAAACCACTGGTTGCCGGTATCGACGATGTAGACGAAGTCGTTGTAGCGGTTGTAGTACGCCGCCACCTTGGCATCCACCCATGCGTTCTGGAAGTTCAAGCCCAACTCGGCCTGGTTGGCCTTTTCGGTCTTCAGATCCGCATCGCCGATTTCGTAGGCGAGGGTGGCGATATGCGGGCCGTTGGCGAACAGCTCTTCTTCAGCTGGTGCGCGCTCGGCGTGATCCAGATTGGCGGTCAAACGCCATTGTTCGTTGAAGCGAAAACCGCCACTGGCCGAGAAACTGGTCGGAGTAAAATCGCGATCCACACCGATGTCGGTTGTGTACTTGACCTTGTCTACGCGTGCGCCGACTTCGGCAGTGACGCGGTCCCAGCTGTTGCGCACAACGCCGAACACGCCGAGCGAGCGAGCGTCGGTCTTGGGCACGAAGGATTCTTCGCCGACTGCCTGGAACGTGCTGTCGCTACCTTGCAGGCCAAACGCGGTCTGCCAGCCACCACCGAAGGTGAAGGACGCTTCCACGCGGCCTTCGTTGGCGCGCTTGGTGAACACCGTGCCGACTTCTTCGCCTTCGAACTCGGTGTGCGCGTAATCGGTGTGGCCGAAGCTGTAACGCAACGCGCTGCCTTCGCCCCACGGATCGGTCAGCCCGCCCTTGAGGTCGTAGCGGTCCTGCTGCAGTTTCAGCGACACCCCGCGCTCGCCGATCGATAGATCGCCCGGCTCGCCCGGGTTGCCGTAGTTATCGCGGAAACGCGAGGCCGACAGGCCGACAAAGCCCCAGTCGCCCGACAGCGAGGCGCCGATTGAGCCCACCTTGGAGTCGATCCAGGAGTTGGCCTGACGACCTTGCGGGGTGTCGTAATCGTTCTGGTTGCGGTACACGCCGTCGGCATGGATCGACAACCCGCTGCCGTTGCCGGCATCGACGCGGAACATGTCGGTGTTGCCGTCCTTGTCGCCGCCGTCGAAGCGCACTTCAGCGCGGCCGCTGAAGCCGTCCACCGGCCTTTCGGCGATGCGTCCGTCGACCACGTTGACCACGCCGCCGATCGCGCCGGAACCGTACAGCAGCGTGGACGGACCCTTCAGCACTTCGATCTGGTTGGCAAGAAAAGGCTCGATCGCCGGCGAGTGATCCTGGCTGACCGTGGAGACGTCCTGGGTGGACAGGCCGTCGCGCAGCACTGCTACGCGCGGGCCGTCCAGGCCACGGATGATCGGCCGGCCGACGCCGGGGCCGAAGTTGGAACTCTGCACGCCCGGCAGGCTGGCCACGGTTTCGCCCAGGCTAGAACTGCGCACCTCGTCCAGCCGCTCCCCGGCCAGCACTTCGACCGGGCGGCTCAACTCGCCCGCCGCATCGCGCAGCGGGCTGGCGGTCACTACCACTTTGTCCAGGTCCTTGATATGGCGGCTGCTGGAATGGGTGGCGTCATGGCGTGTGTCGGAGCTGGGCGGGGTCTGCGGATCGGCATCTGCCGGCGCGTCCTCGGCCATGGCCAGGGCGGGGGTCAGCAGGCTGGTCAGGGCCAGCGAGAGCGTTGAGCGGCGGAACGAGGAAGCGAGGCTGTGAGGCATGGAGGGCGGACTCTGTAGTTGTTGCTGTCTATCAATGAGTAGGGCGCAGCTTGGCTACCGGCAGACGGCCGGCGCCCGCGGCTACGCGATGCAGTGATGCAGTGATGCAGTGATGCGGGGCTGGAGGCTAGTAAGATGTTATATTATTCCACGTCGCCTCGAATATCTGCTGGAAGTCATGTCCCTACCGTCTCGTCGCCATCTGCTCGACCGCTTCGGCGCAACCGGTTCGCTGCTGTGCGCCGTGCACTGTGCTGTGCTGCCGTTGGTCCTGGCCTTGGCGCCGTCGCTGGGACTGTCGTTCTGGCTGGGTGAAGGCGTGGAGCTGGCGATCGTGGTGTTCGTGACCTTGCTGGGACTTTTCAGCCTGGTGCTGGGTTATTGCCGCCACAAGGCGCTGCATGCGTTGACGCTGCTGCTACCGGGCCTGGCGCTGCTGTGGCTTGGCCTGTTGTACGACCCGTTGCATCATTCGGTGGTGCCGCATGCGGTGGTAATGACCCTGGGCGGTGCGCTGGTCGGTATTGCCCACCTGATCAATCTGCGCCTGAACCATGGGCATGCCCACGTGCACGACGCCAACTGCGCCCATTGATAGGGACCAACACCACCACTGCGCTCACCGCCAGGCGATCGCGGCCGATTCCTGGAATCGCCATCATACTGCGCGTGCACTCTAGCTTCCGGTGCGCCGTCCGTATCCTGCTGACGATCGCTTGCCACTTGTTTTCAGCCGTCATGAGGGCGGTGAGCTCAATAAGGCTGCCAAGCCCCGGCCAGGCAGGCTACGCGGGCCGAGGCCGACGTGATAGGCTTGCCGGCCTTGCGCGAGGGCGCCGCCAGCGCAAACCTCGCCAGACCCGTGCCAGCACGGGAATTTTGTATTCACATTCAGGAGTCGACGAACATGGGTAAGGGTGACCGCAAGACCGCCAAGGGCAAGCGCTACAATTCCAGCTACGGCAATGCGCGTTCGCACGCGGTGAGCAAGGTTGTCGTGGGTGCAGCTGCCCCGGTTACCAAGAAGAGCGTGGTCAAGGCCCCGGCCAAGAAGGCTGTAGCCAAGAAGACCGTTGCCAAGGCCGGCTGATCCCAGCCCGCTTGGCGACATCAGAACGCGGCGCTTGCGCCGCGTTTTTCATGTCCGGATCTATCTCCAACCTCAATGGAGCGCTTGCCCACGCCGACGAGCCACCATTGGCTGGAGTCGAAACCGGCACCGTGTTTGTTGGCGGCACGCGCAAGGCCGACAGCAGCGTTGCTGGATTGCCATCGTTGGGCGCGGCGGGAATGCCCAGCAGGCGTGTCATCAGGGCATACACGTCGACGTTGTCAAAGCCCGGCAACATCTTGCCCTGCGCCAGATCCGGGCCTTGCGCCAGGAACACCGCACGCATCGACGGCAATGCCGGATCGAAGCCATGCGAGCCGCGCATCTGAGCGCGTGGGCGCTTGGCCAGTTTGTCCGGAAACAGCGCATCCCAGCCTTCGTGCATCTGGCACACGATCGGCGGAATGCGCGGGTGCGCGCCGTAGTGCCAGCGCGCAGGCAACTGGGTCTTGCGCCAGCAGTCGTAGTGCGCGTGCGCACCCAGCAAGCTGGCTTCGGCGCGTACCTGCTGCCCCGGCAACGGATCGAAACCGATCACCTGGCCTTCGGTAACTGCAGTGGCGATGTTCGGCGGCGCGATGTCTTCCAGGCTGATCGCGTGCCCCGGCGCCACCTCGGCCATGCCATGGTCGGAGACCACGATGATGTTGGCGCGCGCGCGCGTGCCGTGGCGTTGCATGCCGGCCAGCAGCCGGCCGATCGCGCTATCTACCGCCCGTACGCTGTCGGCATACTCGCGCGATTCCGGGCCGTGGTGGTGGCCGGCCTCGTCCACATGTTCGAAGTACAGCGTTACCAGGCGATTGGTGTTGGCGCCGGATGCATCGAGCCAGCCCAGCACTTCGTCCACGCGCACGTCGAGATCTGCGCCCTCTTCGTAGTGGCGCCAACGGGTGGGGCGTATGCCCTGGATCGCCGCCTCGCTACCAGGCCACGACCAGATTGCCGCATGCTGCCCGGTTTTTTCCACGCCCACCCACAGCGGCTGGCCACCCCACCAGCGCGCATCGCCCACCGCTTCGGGCTTGCTCAGCCAGAAGCTGCCCAGCGCCGGGTCGCGCATGCTGTTATGTACGATGCCGTGGTGATCCGGGCGCAGGCCGGTGACCAGGGTGTAGTGATTGGGAAAGGTCAGCGATGGATACGATGGCGTCATCCAGCGCGCACGCACGCCCTCGTGGGCGAGCTGCGACAGGTTAGGCGTGATGCCGCGATCGAGCATGTCTGCACGCAGGCCGTCGATGGAGATCAACAGCAAGGTGTGCGGCGCGCCGCTGTACGCAGCGTCTGCCATCGCTGCGGCAGTCGGCAACTGCGATGGCGCAGTGCGCGCAGGTGTGTGGGTGCTGCAGGCCGCGAGCAGGGCAATGGCCGCCGCGGCAAGCACAAAACGTCGATCGATCATGCCGCCATTTTACGGCGCAGCGATGACGTCGCGAAGTCAGCACGTGCGTGTTGCGGAGGCGTCGGCAGACAGATCGTCGGCGCGTGCGATGTGTCGCGGCGACCAGCCTTCCAACTGCAACAACGCTTGCTTGGTCGGCAGACCACCACCGAAGCCGGTCAGCGCGCCATTGGCGCCGATCACGCGATGGCAAGGCAGCACGATCGGCAGCGGATTGCGACCATTGGCGGCACCGACCGCGCGGCTGGCGGCGGGTCGACCTACGGCCTGCGCAAGTTGCGCATAACTCCAGGTTTGACCGAACGGAATCTGCGCAAGCATGTGCCAGACCTCAAGTTGAAACGGCGTGCCGGTCGGTGCCAGTGGCAGATCGAAGCGACGGCGCCTGCCATGCAGATAGTCGAGCAATTGCTCGCGTGCCCCGCGCACCAGCGGTGCGTCGGGATCGTGCACCCAGCGCGCGCGGGCGACCGCGTCGTAGCGGTTCTGCGCGAACAGGATGCGGTGCACACCTGTGTTGTCGGCAACCACGCTGAGTGCACCGATCGGTGAAGGAAAGGTGTCGTAATGCAACGTGCTCATAAACGGGTGTCCTTGCGATCGACGGCGAGATGCCGCAGGTGCAACCCGGCGTAGGCGTGCCAGGATCGCCATGCCTGCGAGCGCGCGCAGCGTGCAGATGTGCGCCCAGATCGAACAACCGGCGCACGCGGCGCACGATTTGCGGAATTTGGCGCGGGTTGGTCGCGCCGGGGCGCAGCGACAATTCCGCACGCTGCGGCGCTGCGCTGACCTGGATCAGCGTCCGATTGCCCGACTTGCCGATCACGTGCCGATAGCCGCCATCGTCGATCTGCTCGATCCCCGGAATCGCGCGGCGCTGCAAAAACGCCAGCATCGCCGGCAGATCCAGTGGCGGACGATAGCTCAGCCGCAACGTGAGTTCGCTGCCAGGCACTTCGGCGCGCTGCCGGTGCTGCGCACTGCGGTAGACAAACAACCCATCGAAGCGTGCATCGCGCGCCAACCGGGCGCGGGCGCACTGGGTTCGGTCGGGTGTGGAGGTCTGCATGGCGCTAAGTCTATGCGCTCGCCGCACTGCGGGCTGGCCGTTTTCGGACAGTGCTGCGGCCGGCGCCGGTGTCGCGGCGTTGGTGTGGCGGCTGGCCGCGGTGGCCGATCTGATGATGACCGTGCCCCATAGCAGCCTGGGTCTGCTGACGATGGAGGAGCTGCGCAAGTACGCTCACGTCCGAGGAGGACGCCACAGCCACTGCCGACTGGCCGCCGAGTGCGCCTGCGGCAGCGCCTGCATCCGAGTCGTCCGCCGAACCGGCGCCGGCGCTTGCCAGGGCGACGACTGAGCTTCACACACACCGCACCGCTCGCTGCCTATTGTCGCTGTAGGTAACGGAGCCGGGGGGCAGCATGATCGGGAAGACCAAGGGAATTATGTTGGCGTACTTGCCATCTGCATTGCTGGTACTGGTTGGCTTCGGTGTCGCCGAGCTCCTGCAGGCGCTCGCAGCAGCGACGCAGGTAAAGTGGCCGGCCACCGTGGCGGCCTGGCTGAGCTTGATCGCGCTAATCGCGGCAACCGTGCGCGCGCTGTGGATCAGCTGGCGGCTATGGCGACCGCGTGGCGTTGTGACGGTACCGCCTGCCGGAGAACCCTGAGCCCATCGCCCGAGTGCCGCGAGCCGGTTTTGCGACACGCCGACATAGCGGCGCTCCAGACCGCTTTACGTTGATCGAAAATCATCGACCCGCTCTAAACTGCAGTGCCCGCCGCAACCTCTGCGGCGGTTCCCATCTGTTCGCTACGCATGAGGTCTCTGCCCGATGTCCCGTCCTCGTCTGCTTGCTGCGCTGCTGTTGGTTCCCTCATTGGTCTTGGCACAACAGCCGCAGAGTGCGGCGCGTCCGGCTGGTGAGGCACAAGCGCCTGCCGCGCCGGTCGCCAGCCCCGCGCAGCAGGCGCAGCTTATCAAGCAGGACACCGAGATGACCCAGGCCGCGTTGCGCGTGGCGCAACTGGTCGATGCCAATCAGGTCGCCTCGCTGTGGGATGGTGCCTCCGCCGTGGCCAAGACTGCGGTCAAGCGCGACGTCTTCGTCAGCCAGATCGGCGCCGAGCGTGCTCGGCTTGGTGCAGTGGTCGGGCGCGGGCAGGGCTCGGTGACGCGGGTGAAGTACGCCCCCGGTGCGCAGGTACCCGAAGGTCTGTACATCAACGTCGGCTTCCCGACCCGCTTCGCCAAGGCACAACAGCCGGTGCGCGAGCTGGTGTCGTTCCGTCTGGATGAAGACAAGACTTGGCGGCTTGCCGGCTACAGCCTGCGCACGTCGATCAAGTGATGCTGCCCCCACCCAGGAGATGTGCGTGGAACTGACGATCGAACTGCAGATGCTTGGCTGGGCCATGGTGCTTGGGCTGATGCAATTGCTGGCCGCCTCGGCCAGCACGACCGCCCAGCGCGGCATCAAATGGAATGCCAGCGCACGTGATGATGAGACCAGACCGCTCACCGGCGTTGCCGCGCGGCTGGAGCGTGCATTCCGCAATTACCTGGAAACCTTTCCGATCTTCGCCGCTGCCGTGTTGGCGGTGAGTGTTGCCGGACGCACGAGTGCAGACACTGCGCTTGGCGTGCAGTTGTACCTGTGGGCGCGGGTGGCCTATGTGCCGGTGTATTCGGCGGGCATTCCCTACCTGCGCAGCGCGATCTGGGTGGTGTCGTTCTGGGGCATCGTCAAGCTGGTGCGGGCACTGCTGGGTTGGTGATGTAATGCGGGTGATGCGCAACAGGGCGCGCAACGCAGGCATGCCCTACACGCGCGCACATACGCAGCACTCGATCCTGTCCTTTGCCGTGCCCGCACGCATTACAGGCGATCTGGGCTGGCGGGCGCCCAATTGCCCGATTCGCCTTCGGGTTGCAGAGCCAGGGGCGCTTGACTGGGCGTGTGCGTGATGCAGCGGCTGCCAGGCGCGATATTGGGCGCGATATTGAAGGTGTGCCGCTGTTGCAAGGCTCCGGGCGTGCGCATCGGCTGCCGACGCGGCCGCTGTACCAAAAGCCACCCATGCGCTGGGCGCGCGGTACGCCGACCAGCGCGCGCCAGCCCGTTTGCTACGGCGTGGCGCATTGCGTGCTGCCCATTCAGTGGCGCCGTTCAGGCAAGCGATTGCGGGGCATTTGACGCAGGGTTCTGCCTGAAAAGCCGCGGGTCTGAGCAACCGAAGGAGTCGTTACCAGGGCGGCTTGCTTGCCTCGTCGAGCAATGGGGTCACCCAGGCGCTGCCGGCCTTGCTCACAACTGCGCGACAGTCGCCGCGTCAGCTTTCCAGCTCGTGCAACGCCAGCATGCTGCAGCCGCCGCGTTCGGCATGGTCGCCGCGAATGAACTGCTCCAACCAGAACGGCTGCGCCGGATCGATCGCATTCGAAAAATACAGATAGACATCGTAATCCGGGTCTTCCTCAAACGGCGCCACGTTGCGCTGGCCGATCTCCACGCCCTTCATTCGCTGTGCTCAGCGTCCGGATCCAGCGCCAGCACGCGAATCTCCACATCGTCCATCTGCACGCGTTGACCGGCGCGGATCTTGGCAGTCTTGCGCAACTCCTGCACACCGTCGACGCTGACCGCACCGCTGGCGACGATCGCCTTGCCCTGGCCGCCGCTGTCGGCGCTGCCGGTCAGCTTGAGCAACTGGTTGAGTTCGATGTATTCGCCGTCCAGGTCGAATTCCAGGATCTGCATGGTGCGCTCGGTAACGGAGTTACGGTGATTATCTGTCTTGAGCAGCGGGCAACACCACTGCGCCTTGTCCGGTCGTTACCCGAAACAGCATCAACCAACGCAGCTGCGCTGCCAGCATTCCAAGGCGGTCGCTGGCCCGCGCAACTCGCGGATCGCTGCGTTCAATGCGATGCGCTACATCCAGGTGGACAAGCGCCCGCGCGGGTCGTCATTCGGAAATGCCCGCCATAGCGGCGTGGCGATTTGCTGCGCCAGTTCTGCGCGACCGGCGCGGCCGCGGCAATCGCCGTCCGCGACCTTCAGTACGATGCAGCGGTGGTGCAGCAGCAGGGCGATGACGCGGGTCTGCAGGTCTGTGCCCAGGGGCATGGTTCCGGCCGGGCAGGTGGATCGGGCGGCTCGCCAGGACGATTCGCTGGAGCGAACAAATCCTCACAACGTGAACGGATTGTCACTAAAATTTCGACAGCAGGGGGGCTGAGCAGGCACACTATGCGGCTTTGCGCCTGCCGGCTCCGTGCGGCGCCTCCGGAGTTACCAATGACCCAAGAATCTCCCGCGCCGCTGCTGTTTGCAGACCTCGGCCTCTCGGACGCTGTGATGAAGGCAGTAGCCAACGTTGGCTACGAGTCCCCGTCGCCGATCCAGGCTGCCACCATTCCCGCGCTGCTGGCCGGCCGCGACGTACTCGGCCAGGCCCAGACCGGTACCGGCAAGACCGCTGCGTTCGCGTTGCCGGTTCTGTCCAATGCCGACCTCAGCCAGCTCAAGCCGCAAGCGCTGGTGCTGGCACCGACCCGCGAGCTGGCCATCCAGGTTGCCGAGGCGTTCCAGAAATATGCCGAAGCCATTCCCGGCTTCCGCGTGCTGCCGGTCTACGGTGGCCAGCCCTATGCACAGCAGCTGAGCGCGCTCAAGCGCGGCGTGCATGTCGTGGTTGGTACGCCCGGCCGGGTGATCGATCACCTGGATCGCGGCACGCTCGATCTGTCCCAACTCAAGACGCTGGTATTGGACGAAGCCGACGAAATGCTGCGCATGGGCTTCATCGACGACGTTGAAGCGGTGCTCAAAAAGTTGCCGGAAAAGCGCCAGGTGGCGCTGTTCTCGGCAACCATGCCGCCGGCGATCCGGCGTATCGCGCAGACCTATCTGAAGGACCCGGCCGAAGTCACCATCGCGGCCAAGACCACGACCTCGGCCAACATCCGCCAGCGCTACTGGTGGGTGAGCGGGCTGCACAAGCTGGATGCGTTGACCCGCATTCTCGAGGTCGAGCCGTTCGACGGCATGATCATCTTCGCGCGTACCAAAGCCGGTACCGAAGAGCTGGCCCAGAAGCTGCAGGCGCGCGGCCTGGCCGCGGCCGCCATCAATGGCGACATGCAGCAGGCCGCCCGCGAGAAGGCCATCGCCCAGCTCAAGGACGGCAAGCTGGACATCCTGGTTGCCACCGACGTGGCCGCGCGCGGTCTGGACGTCGAGCGCGTCAGCCACGTGCTGAATTACGACATCCCGTACGACACCGAAAGCTACGTGCACCGCATCGGTCGCACCGGGCGTGCCGGCCGCGCCGGCGATGCGATCCTGTTCGTCACCCCGCGCGAGAAGGGCATGCTGCGTTCGATCGAGCGCGCCACCCGCCAGCCGATCGAAGAAATGCAGCTGCCGAGCGTGGATGCAGTCAACGACACGCGCGTGGCGCGTTTCATGACCCGCATCACCGAGACGCTGGCCGGTGGCCAGATCGAGATGTATCGCGACCTGCT contains:
- a CDS encoding TonB-dependent receptor, producing MPHSLASSFRRSTLSLALTSLLTPALAMAEDAPADADPQTPPSSDTRHDATHSSSRHIKDLDKVVVTASPLRDAAGELSRPVEVLAGERLDEVRSSSLGETVASLPGVQSSNFGPGVGRPIIRGLDGPRVAVLRDGLSTQDVSTVSQDHSPAIEPFLANQIEVLKGPSTLLYGSGAIGGVVNVVDGRIAERPVDGFSGRAEVRFDGGDKDGNTDMFRVDAGNGSGLSIHADGVYRNQNDYDTPQGRQANSWIDSKVGSIGASLSGDWGFVGLSASRFRDNYGNPGEPGDLSIGERGVSLKLQQDRYDLKGGLTDPWGEGSALRYSFGHTDYAHTEFEGEEVGTVFTKRANEGRVEASFTFGGGWQTAFGLQGSDSTFQAVGEESFVPKTDARSLGVFGVVRNSWDRVTAEVGARVDKVKYTTDIGVDRDFTPTSFSASGGFRFNEQWRLTANLDHAERAPAEEELFANGPHIATLAYEIGDADLKTEKANQAELGLNFQNAWVDAKVAAYYNRYNDFVYIVDTGNQWFNEEDNGFLPIRQWTQADAIFHGFEGEATLHLADNDTGAWDLRVFGDTVRARLKDGGNLPRIAPGRLGAQMRWNADQWRASLGATRTMRQDKVAVNETPTDGYTMVDAHLAYHVDRGSKAWEVFLDGNNLTNQDARVHTSFLKDDVMLPGRSASFGVRMFF
- a CDS encoding MerC domain-containing protein; the protein is MSLPSRRHLLDRFGATGSLLCAVHCAVLPLVLALAPSLGLSFWLGEGVELAIVVFVTLLGLFSLVLGYCRHKALHALTLLLPGLALLWLGLLYDPLHHSVVPHAVVMTLGGALVGIAHLINLRLNHGHAHVHDANCAH
- a CDS encoding 30S ribosomal protein THX; translation: MGKGDRKTAKGKRYNSSYGNARSHAVSKVVVGAAAPVTKKSVVKAPAKKAVAKKTVAKAG
- a CDS encoding ectonucleotide pyrophosphatase/phosphodiesterase, producing MIDRRFVLAAAAIALLAACSTHTPARTAPSQLPTAAAMADAAYSGAPHTLLLISIDGLRADMLDRGITPNLSQLAHEGVRARWMTPSYPSLTFPNHYTLVTGLRPDHHGIVHNSMRDPALGSFWLSKPEAVGDARWWGGQPLWVGVEKTGQHAAIWSWPGSEAAIQGIRPTRWRHYEEGADLDVRVDEVLGWLDASGANTNRLVTLYFEHVDEAGHHHGPESREYADSVRAVDSAIGRLLAGMQRHGTRARANIIVVSDHGMAEVAPGHAISLEDIAPPNIATAVTEGQVIGFDPLPGQQVRAEASLLGAHAHYDCWRKTQLPARWHYGAHPRIPPIVCQMHEGWDALFPDKLAKRPRAQMRGSHGFDPALPSMRAVFLAQGPDLAQGKMLPGFDNVDVYALMTRLLGIPAAPNDGNPATLLSALRVPPTNTVPVSTPANGGSSAWASAPLRLEIDPDMKNAAQAPRSDVAKRAGISRPWQRSSWLQPSWPGP
- a CDS encoding methylated-DNA--[protein]-cysteine S-methyltransferase — translated: MSTLHYDTFPSPIGALSVVADNTGVHRILFAQNRYDAVARARWVHDPDAPLVRGAREQLLDYLHGRRRRFDLPLAPTGTPFQLEVWHMLAQIPFGQTWSYAQLAQAVGRPAASRAVGAANGRNPLPIVLPCHRVIGANGALTGFGGGLPTKQALLQLEGWSPRHIARADDLSADASATRTC
- a CDS encoding DUF4019 domain-containing protein, coding for MSRPRLLAALLLVPSLVLAQQPQSAARPAGEAQAPAAPVASPAQQAQLIKQDTEMTQAALRVAQLVDANQVASLWDGASAVAKTAVKRDVFVSQIGAERARLGAVVGRGQGSVTRVKYAPGAQVPEGLYINVGFPTRFAKAQQPVRELVSFRLDEDKTWRLAGYSLRTSIK
- a CDS encoding MAPEG family protein codes for the protein MELTIELQMLGWAMVLGLMQLLAASASTTAQRGIKWNASARDDETRPLTGVAARLERAFRNYLETFPIFAAAVLAVSVAGRTSADTALGVQLYLWARVAYVPVYSAGIPYLRSAIWVVSFWGIVKLVRALLGW
- a CDS encoding RNA-binding S4 domain-containing protein, whose product is MQILEFDLDGEYIELNQLLKLTGSADSGGQGKAIVASGAVSVDGVQELRKTAKIRAGQRVQMDDVEIRVLALDPDAEHSE
- a CDS encoding DEAD/DEAH box helicase, translated to MTQESPAPLLFADLGLSDAVMKAVANVGYESPSPIQAATIPALLAGRDVLGQAQTGTGKTAAFALPVLSNADLSQLKPQALVLAPTRELAIQVAEAFQKYAEAIPGFRVLPVYGGQPYAQQLSALKRGVHVVVGTPGRVIDHLDRGTLDLSQLKTLVLDEADEMLRMGFIDDVEAVLKKLPEKRQVALFSATMPPAIRRIAQTYLKDPAEVTIAAKTTTSANIRQRYWWVSGLHKLDALTRILEVEPFDGMIIFARTKAGTEELAQKLQARGLAAAAINGDMQQAAREKAIAQLKDGKLDILVATDVAARGLDVERVSHVLNYDIPYDTESYVHRIGRTGRAGRAGDAILFVTPREKGMLRSIERATRQPIEEMQLPSVDAVNDTRVARFMTRITETLAGGQIEMYRDLLQRYETENNVPAIDIAAAMARLLQGDSPLLLTPPVRGAREEFAPRERNERGDRGERPRFESKFERGPRAGGQRAVRPPRAERPAFADDGGAERPRRDPVAPRGEPEFGMESYRIDVGHTHGVKPANIVGAIANEAGLESRYIGRIDIQDDYSILDLPADMPRELLTHLKKVWVSGQQLNMRKLEEGEAAASPSKPHFPRGGKPSGRPNGPGRPMDRAGAAHRKAAPKPRGE